The Candidatus Dependentiae bacterium genome contains a region encoding:
- the rplC gene encoding 50S ribosomal protein L3, which yields MQKDDAMVTGIWGRKVGMTQVFAEDKVVPVTVINLAHWVVTGLKTLDRDGYRAVQIGHVRPRYAQQTFSHSWLKKPKKYFVSLKELKTSDKKIDIEIGSTIDYQKLLEVGSLVDVVGTTRGRGFAGVVKRHGFAGGPGSHGTEMGRFPGSIGHIRACGKVIKGKRLPGQLGFQRHMIRGLKVMRVEPETNVVLVKGAVPGKSGSFVFIRKV from the coding sequence ATGCAGAAAGACGATGCAATGGTTACAGGGATTTGGGGTAGAAAAGTTGGTATGACGCAAGTATTTGCAGAAGACAAAGTGGTGCCCGTTACCGTTATCAATCTTGCACATTGGGTAGTTACTGGTTTAAAAACATTAGACCGTGATGGCTATCGTGCTGTGCAAATTGGGCATGTTCGCCCCCGCTATGCACAACAAACGTTTTCACACTCTTGGTTGAAAAAACCCAAGAAATATTTTGTCTCTTTAAAAGAGCTAAAAACGTCTGATAAAAAAATTGATATTGAGATTGGAAGTACTATCGATTATCAAAAATTGCTTGAAGTTGGTAGTTTGGTTGACGTTGTTGGAACAACTCGTGGGCGAGGTTTTGCTGGTGTAGTTAAAAGGCATGGCTTTGCTGGTGGTCCAGGGAGTCACGGTACGGAAATGGGAAGGTTTCCAGGATCAATTGGTCATATTAGAGCATGCGGTAAAGTTATTAAGGGCAAAAGATTGCCTGGTCAATTGGGTTTTCAGCGACATATGATTCGTGGATTGAAAGTGATGCGTGTTGAACCAGAAACAAATGTTGTATTGGTTAAAGGTGCTGTTCCCGGTAAGTCAGGATCATTTGTATTTATCAGAAAAGTGTAG
- the rpsJ gene encoding 30S ribosomal protein S10 has protein sequence MKKQKIRLTLKSYDHQLLDKAVKLIVSTVKRTGSQLMGPVPLPNKKKCFTVLRSPHIDKKSREQFDLTTHRRILDIESPTDQTMDALMRLNISSGVDVEIK, from the coding sequence ATGAAAAAACAAAAGATTCGTTTAACGTTAAAATCATATGATCATCAGTTGCTGGACAAGGCTGTAAAACTTATTGTTTCGACAGTTAAAAGAACGGGTTCCCAGCTTATGGGACCTGTTCCTCTTCCAAACAAAAAAAAGTGTTTTACAGTGTTGAGATCGCCGCATATTGATAAGAAATCGAGAGAACAATTTGATCTGACAACGCACAGACGTATTTTGGACATCGAATCGCCAACAGATCAAACAATGGATGCGTTAATGCGACTTAATATTTCGTCCGGTGTTGATGTTGAGATTAAATAA
- the rplD gene encoding 50S ribosomal protein L4, with protein sequence MTTEKLDAKAPQKKNIVSFISADDIDIKAPIKKASTKSFSTCVRVYLQNVRQGTVGSKGRSDIAYTNKKPWKQKGTGRARAGSARSPLWRGGGVVFGPQARIKMLKVPKKIKQKVMYTLLSDLLDKKLIGCADWQLQGDVPKTAQAYKMLKDAKMVGKRVAFFISSDDLLTRASFMNIDCINVYFFDQPNVYDMARSDYWLFLKRDQDRFKEMVAQWT encoded by the coding sequence ATGACAACAGAAAAATTAGATGCAAAAGCACCGCAGAAAAAAAATATTGTTAGCTTTATCTCTGCTGATGATATAGATATTAAAGCGCCTATAAAAAAAGCATCAACTAAAAGTTTCTCAACGTGTGTGCGTGTGTATTTACAAAATGTACGACAAGGAACGGTTGGAAGCAAGGGGCGTTCTGATATTGCATACACAAATAAAAAGCCATGGAAACAAAAAGGTACTGGACGGGCACGTGCTGGTTCAGCGCGATCTCCTTTGTGGCGAGGTGGTGGTGTTGTTTTTGGTCCACAAGCGCGAATCAAAATGCTTAAAGTGCCAAAAAAAATTAAGCAAAAAGTAATGTACACTTTGTTATCTGATTTGCTTGATAAAAAATTAATTGGTTGTGCTGATTGGCAGTTGCAAGGTGATGTACCAAAAACGGCTCAAGCATATAAAATGCTTAAAGATGCAAAAATGGTGGGTAAGCGTGTTGCATTCTTTATATCTTCAGACGACTTGTTAACTCGTGCATCTTTTATGAATATTGATTGTATAAATGTATACTTCTTTGATCAACCAAACGTCTATGATATGGCGCGTAGTGATTATTGGTTGTTTTTAAAGAGAGACCAAGATCGTTTTAAAGAAATGGTGGCGCAATGGACTTAA